A single region of the endosymbiont of Galathealinum brachiosum genome encodes:
- a CDS encoding two-component system response regulator, which produces MGKKILFVDDSASMRQIVGMAISGAGYEVTTAEDGADGVSKMDQDKFDLIISDVNMPNMNGIEMLKAAKLNPKNKFAPVIMLTTEAGDDMKQQGKAAGAKVWVVKPFKPDQLLGVIKKLIG; this is translated from the coding sequence ATGGGTAAGAAAATTTTATTTGTAGATGACTCGGCTTCAATGCGTCAGATTGTGGGTATGGCAATATCAGGAGCTGGTTATGAAGTAACAACAGCAGAAGATGGTGCCGATGGCGTATCGAAAATGGATCAGGATAAATTTGATCTTATTATATCTGATGTCAATATGCCGAACATGAATGGTATTGAAATGCTTAAGGCGGCTAAACTGAATCCTAAGAATAAATTTGCGCCTGTGATTATGCTAACAACTGAGGCTGGTGATGATATGAAACAGCAGGGAAAAGCAGCAGGAGCGAAAGTATGGGTTGTTAAACCATTTAAACCTGACCAGTTACTTGGTGTTATTAAAAAGTTAATTGGTTAA
- a CDS encoding chemoreceptor glutamine deamidase CheD → MAVHQSYERYWDSRFKRQAVKILPGDYFVTNGKEMIVTVLGSCISACVHDELLKVGGMNHFMLPQNKSYKNNNHHIDVIDDSKAARYGNVAMERLVNDIIKLGGSRHNMKAKIFGGGRITNARTDIGLDNIDFVREYLDIENIEILSEDVGDIYPRKVYYIPESNEVYVKKIERMNNDTIMVRENNYIKSLKKTETESQVFFLSD, encoded by the coding sequence ATGGCGGTTCATCAATCATATGAAAGGTATTGGGATAGTCGTTTCAAACGGCAAGCTGTGAAAATATTACCAGGTGATTACTTCGTAACTAATGGTAAAGAAATGATAGTAACAGTTCTTGGATCGTGTATATCAGCATGTGTTCATGATGAGTTACTAAAGGTAGGTGGTATGAATCACTTTATGCTCCCGCAGAATAAAAGTTATAAAAACAATAATCATCATATTGATGTTATTGATGATAGTAAAGCGGCTCGATATGGAAATGTGGCAATGGAACGGCTGGTTAACGACATAATAAAATTGGGTGGTAGCCGGCATAATATGAAAGCTAAAATATTCGGAGGAGGTCGCATTACTAATGCCAGAACGGATATAGGTTTAGATAATATAGATTTTGTACGTGAGTATCTGGATATAGAAAATATAGAGATTTTAAGTGAAGATGTGGGTGATATATACCCAAGAAAAGTGTATTACATACCCGAATCAAATGAAGTGTATGTGAAAAAAATTGAGAGAATGAATAATGATACGATCATGGTTCGAGAGAATAATTATATTAAGTCGTTAAAAAAGACGGAAACAGAAAGTCAGGTGTTTTTTCTTTCGGACTGA
- a CDS encoding response regulator has product MKKILVVDDEAPVRKMLRSMFKNDNYEIVEADNGVTAKAMCLKGDIDLIITDIVMPEKHGVDLVMELKKEVPDLPIIAISGGGGVSGRFDYLEIANLMGADNILRKPFEAKDLRDIVHDVLGNKHE; this is encoded by the coding sequence ATGAAAAAAATACTAGTGGTTGATGATGAAGCACCTGTTAGAAAAATGTTACGTAGTATGTTTAAGAATGATAATTATGAAATTGTCGAAGCTGATAATGGCGTGACAGCTAAAGCTATGTGTCTTAAAGGTGATATTGACCTGATAATTACAGATATAGTTATGCCTGAAAAGCATGGTGTTGATCTGGTAATGGAATTGAAAAAAGAAGTTCCAGATTTGCCAATTATAGCTATATCTGGTGGTGGAGGTGTAAGCGGCCGATTTGATTATCTTGAAATTGCTAATCTTATGGGGGCTGACAATATATTAAGAAAACCATTTGAAGCTAAAGACCTAAGAGATATAGTGCATGATGTATTAGGTAATAAGCATGAGTAA